A genomic region of Halichondria panicea chromosome 5, odHalPani1.1, whole genome shotgun sequence contains the following coding sequences:
- the LOC135336323 gene encoding uncharacterized protein LOC135336323, whose protein sequence is MPALLLQKPSSKSKAKEHASHLERRLKLWSEGQLVNLLYEGRSIQKQLHRNQPPQQNQDQEDRMAKKFAKLMSEGKVRAAMRLITNTGSTGLLNLENPASPNDPNSTKTVRDVLVEKHPQKQPPKITSITEQDYTVEDPHPIVFEEINGPLIRDTVLRMDGAAEPSGLDAASWKRLCTSFKGASNDLCEALAATARRICTTLVDPSGLTAFVAYRLIALDKCPGVRPIGIGEVSKRIINRAIARVLNEDIQQAAGPLQVCAGHRSGCEAAVHAMRQVLEDSETEAILMVDATNAFNSLNRQTALRNIHKLCPPLSKVLINTYREDINLFIGGETLLSQEGTTQGDPLAMEMYAIATNPIIKKLSKEHTKQVWFADDASASGDLHSLRKWWDTLNNIGPDYGYYPNASKTWLVVKNGCQIKANEMFGNTEVRISEGGQRYLGSAIGKQSFLDTYVQQKVDTWVEELKSLSSIATTQPHSAFAAFTHGFASKWTYLARTTPGIANLLKPLEETIRTV, encoded by the coding sequence ATGCCAGCATTACTGCTCCAGAAACCCAGCTCAAAGTCTAAAGCGAAAGAACATGCCTCACACCTTGAACGTCGACTAAAACTCTGGTCTGAAGGACAGCTTGTCAACTTGCTATATGAGGGTAGATCTATTCAAAAACAGCTCCACAGAAACCAGCCCCCTCAGCAAAACCAAGACCAAGAAGATAGAATGGCAAAAAAGTTTGCCAAGCTAATGAGTGAGGGCAAAGTGCGTGCAGCGATGAGGCTTATCACAAACACAGGCAGCACAGGCTTACTCAATCTGGAAAATCCAGCAAGCCCGAATGACCCTAACAGCACAAAGACAGTTCGAGATGTACTTGTGGAAAAACACCCACAAAAACAGCCCCCCAAGATCACCTCTATCACGGAACAAGACTACACTGTAGAAGACCCACACCCGATTGTTTTTGAGGAAATAAATGGCCCTTTGATTCGGGACACTGTTCTGAGAATGGACGGTGCAGCAGAACCCTCGGGCCTTGATGCTGCTTCGTGGAAACGGCTGTGTACCTCTTTTAAAGGTGCATCAAACGACCTATGTGAAGCACTGGCGGCCACAGCCAGAAGAATCTGTACTACTTTAGTAGACCCATCCGGTTTGACTGCTTTTGTTGCATATCGCCTCATTGCTCTAGACAAATGCCCGGGTGTGAGGCCAATTGGCATTGGGGAAGTCTCTAAAAGAATCATCAACAGAGCCATAGCAAGAGTGCTAAATGAGGACATCCAGCAAGCTGCCGGACCCCTGCAGGTGTGTGCTGGCCATCGCTCGGGCTGTGAAGCAGCAGTCCATGCGATGAGGCAGGTCCTTGAAGACTCAGAAACTGAAGCCATCCTTATGGTGGATGCGACAAATGCTTTCAACTCCCTCAACAGACAAACTGCCCTCAGAAATATTCATAAACTCTGCCCGCCACTATCCAAAGTCCTTATCAATACCTACAGAGAAGATATTAATTTGTTTATTGGTGGAGAAACATTACTATCACAAGAGGGCACGACCCAAGGAGACCCACTGGCAATGGAAATGTACGCCATAGCCACCAACCCTATTATCAAGAAGCTAAGTAAGGAACACACCAAACAAGTATGGTTTGCAGATGATGCCTCAGCATCTGGTGACCTCCACAGCCTAAGAAAATGGTGGGATACTCTTAACAACATCGGCCCAGACTATGGATATTATCCAAATGCATCCAAAACGTGGCTTGTGGTGAAAAATGGATGCCAAATTAAAGCAAATGAAATGTTTGGAAACACGGAAGTCCGTATATCTGAGGGAGGCCAGAGATACCTAGGCTCAGCAATCGGAAAGCAGTCCTTCCTGGATACTTACGTCCAACAGAAGGTTGACACCTGGGTAGAAGAACTGAAAAGCCTCTCTTCAATAGCCACCACCCAACCTCACAGTGCTTTCGCTGCTTTCACACATGGTTTCGCTAGTAAATGGACATATTTGGCTCGAACCACCCCAGGCATTGCTAACCTCCTTAAGCCACTAGAAGAAACAATAAGGACAGTC